In Pelodiscus sinensis isolate JC-2024 unplaced genomic scaffold, ASM4963464v1 ctg34, whole genome shotgun sequence, the genomic stretch CCGGCGCTGGGACGAGACCCCAGGCGACCTGATCCCTGGCCCAGCAACAGCCCCATGCCACCAGCTCTAACCAGTAGaccccgctgcccctgcctgaGCGGGCCGAGCATGGGGTGCTGCCCGGACGGGAGGTTACAGGCCTGAGCCCCGTGCTCTGAGCTGCCTCGCCAGCACCTCGCCAACGGCCCGTCTCACGGGTCGGTAATTCCAGCGCAACcggcggctccccccccccccggccactgtCAGGCCAGAGGGCCCAAAGGCCaccactggtgtgtgtgtgtggggggggggggcgcagctccaaggcagccacaggagtggggggggggtcctgggtccCCTTTCCAGCGGCTGGGACGGGGAGGGAGGGTCTCCTGGCCCACTCGGCTACCGGGGTCTCGGAGGCGCTCTGCCACGGTTTGGGGCCCGGAGCCACCCGCAGGGACCTCACCGGCCCGCTCTGCTCCCGGGGCCGTGGGGCCAGCCCTTCCTTTGCCCCCCGCCGGCGTCCCCAGCGCGCCAGGAAGGGGCCCGcgcctgctcccagggaggcaggagggaagcTAAATCGGGAGCCCCCGGGGCCGATGTTTGTGCCCTGTCGCCGTGACCAGGTCAAGGGCCGGGCGAGGAGCCTGGCCCAGCCATTGTAAACACCCCACATCCTCCTCCCGCCCCGGCTTCCGCCCCAGCCCGGCCTCCAGGACGGGAAGCAGTGGGGGCGCCTTCctcccggcccccgccccgctccagcGCCGGCTCAGGACGCGGCTCCGGGGAGCGCTGGCgtggggctcccagccccgccaccgccccggcccccctgctcactccacacCCGGCACTGGCTGCCTTTCGCCATGGGGGCCGCTTAGGGACCCAAGCCGGGCGCCCACGTTCAAGGGCTCGGAGGGTCGTAGTCTCATGGAgtcctggaaggggaaggggcctCGAGGGGCAGTCCAGCCCCGTCCCCCGCCCGCACGGCAGGGCCAGGCACCGTCTCCATGAGGGCTACTCCGCACGTGGCCTGTTGGTTTGTGGCCCGcggggcggtttgggtttacgtggggctcacaCGCGGCCAAGGGTGGGATCCGTGGAACgtggcctcccctgggaacaggcTCCACGCCGGCGAGgcctctcccaggcagggtgagcgcTGGCAGAcccaagcggacaggctggctggaacaggcggggacagggtgtcggcgtttctagcctgCAGAGAAGAGGTGCCGGGAGGGCCgaggcattgtgtgaaagaagctatttgcatatatttgcatatcgatttgcatgtctatgcaaccacacttaagttgcggctctctgcatgtgctgggagtatcaCTGGGGCCCTGGGGCTCCAAAGTGGAGTCACCCTGGTGTGTGcaacctgctcttccatatctccagtggtggaaattccacaaccgcccccccctcccggcaatTTATCCCAATGTTTCACctcccggacaggcaggaagtgtttcccaaacctccctggctgcagggtaAGCCCCTggcttcttgtcctgttctcagaggcCGAGgggaacaatgtttctccctcctcctggtgaCCCCCTGTTAGGTCCTTGAACACCGCTCTCCTGTCTCGGCGTTCTCCTTTCCGAACTAACCAAGCCCCCTTCGTTCagtctcccctcctgcctcctgtTCTCCAGCCCTCGAAGCagttttgtggctcttctctgggccctttCCAACGTCTCCCCATCTGTCCCGAAACGTGGGGCCCAGCAGTGGCCCCAAACCTCCGCCTGAGGCCTCGCCAGCGCGGCGAGCGGAAGCACCACTTCGCGTTGTGTCGTGCCGGGTGACACAGCGCTGTGGCAACGCCGTTGTCCGGGCCCAGGGCTGTTTCCCCGCACCGCCAGAAGAGAACACCgggagctggggctttgctcaccgcttccagccccttcccggcccgccctctgcccagcagctcgCCAGCGCCCCCGCGGCATCCAGCTCCCTCTCTGGCTCCGGGCTGGTGCATCAgggacccccaaccctgcacccccgtccgcagCAAGATGTGGCTCCGCCAGCCGGTGGAATAGGGAGGGGTTATTGCCTCTCAGAGATACAGCACAGCCCGGGTTCGAGGTGGACAGCGGAGTcaggggcaggcagcctcagaccccttggggcagggtACCCAGGCCCCCGAACCCCCCACACTCGGCTACTCTGTTCTCTTCATGTTTGCCCAGCCAAAAAAACTGGCCGGCTCCCAGCCAGGCGtccgtctccccctccctccctttgtctccctccaggaagagccttgttacctgcccaggctgggacggggtgtctgggccaatccacattgGGGGGAGTCTGTGGGAATCGCACCTCACAGTGCAGGGGACAGCGGGTTACAGCGCAGACAGCCCCCCACGACGGCACACCCAGACCCAAGGTGAATCTTTTGTCACCTGGACCCCAAGAGGAGACTCCGACATACTTCCATAGTGAGTcctgcctggcctctcccccctcaTGCAGAGACAGCTGCAAAGGGGGGGGcctgaggtgcacacacacacacacacacactgcagcaccccccactacatcacaggctCCCCTCATGTAGAGACACTCCCCACTCGGGGGCTAGAACCAGCCACCCCCCTCAGCTCCCCGGGACTGTGCTCTGGGCAGAGGCTGCCTGAGTTTTACCCACCCGGGTTCAGTACGTTTACCCCTCACAGCGCCTGTGACAACAGAGTCTGTTTCCATAGGGAACTTCCCTGCCCCAGCGTATAAGAGAGGCCGGGGGGTCAAAGCAAAGGCCCATCCGGCCCACTGTCCTGGCTGCCaatagtgaccaatgccaggtgccccagagggcgggaacacaacagggaatcctcactttgatctctctcctgtcacccatttgcagacacacagaggctgggaacaccatccctacccagcctggctaagagccatggatgaatctgtcctccatgaatttctctgcttcttttttgaaccctgttaaagccccggccttcataacatcccccagcaaggagttccacaggttggctgagcgccgagtgaagaaaaacctcctttggTTGGTTTTAGACCAAATCCAGCCAATTCAGAAGAGCTAATTAGCCAGGGAGTGAATCCAAGTCCCAGGCCAGCAAGGCAGGATCACAGCCTGCGCCTTGGGGGGCCGGGCAGAGCCACgctggctgcagcaggcaagTGAGCCAAGCAGCGCCATGGGGAAGAAGCTGGTTCCACGGCCTGGCCGCTCAGGACCACGGGACAACATAGAGCgagtgcagggctggagtcagcatGCCTGGGCTCTCTCCCGCTGGCGAGTGGCTCGGAATTGGGCCGGGGCCAGGAGGCCTCTGCCGGCGCCGGCCCCGCAGCACGAGGAGGCCCCGGGAATGCGATTAGTCGGTAATTCCAAGCAgcctggaggggcggggagaagggggcggACCCCGGGCGCAGCCCAGAAGCCTGGCTCCGGGACAGGCGTGAGGGCGCGGCCGGCCTGGCAGGCCCAGAGCGGCCGGGCGCAGAGAGAATGGGGCATTCATCCCCGCCCGCCCAGGAATGGTGTGGGCTCCCAGGGGAATGCACAGAGCACGAGGCGAGTGGGCACGGAGCAgtggctgcagccagccccgGAGACACCAGGGACAGCGGGCGGGTTCGGGGCCCCGGCGCAAAGGCCCTGCCCctctcaggagctgcagggggcctGGGGCATCTCACGGCCTAAGCCCGGAGGGCGGGACCCCCCTGCAGTTCGCAGGGCTACTGGGCCGTGGCTCTGGGggctcccctccgccccgggcTCGGGCTGCGGGAAGGAGTCCCCGCTCCATGCTAGCCACAGCAGCCCCCTGGCGGTCACGGAGGGACCCCGATCGTCCCTGCCGGGCTGCGCCTGCGCCGGAGGCTCCCGGCTGGACCCCCGGAGATGCTGCCACCCACATGGGAAGGTTTCGGCTTCtcttgggcctcagtttccccacttgtcaACGTGGGGAGAATAAGCCTCCCTTGATGTGTTCAGGCAGGGAACTCTTCGTGGTAGGGAGCCTCAGGGACTGAGTCCaggcagtgcccccccccacggTACTGGTCCCTATAGTGCCCAGCAGgaagccctcccccccacggtACCAGTCCCTCTAGtgcccagcaggcagcccctCCCACGGTACCAGTCCTTATAGTGCacaccaggcagccccccccatggtACCAGTCCTTATAGTGCACACCAGgcagcgctccccccccagcacggcACAGGTCCCTATAGCGCCCAGcacagcagcaccccaccccAACATGGTCCAGGTCCATGCAGCACCCGGCATGCCAgtgccccacagcacagcccccgcTCGGTCTCTGGGTCACCCATCACCCCACCCTGCAGCCACCCCCAATGCTTAGCACCGTGCACTGAGGGGCTGAGAGCTACTGAACCAAACCCCAAGccagaatgcaaatgcagcccccacacaccagccccaggcaccccccaaacccagccctccccccacggaCTCAGGCCAGCTGACCCtgccggagggaggggggcgggggggcattCTTATCCAGGGTGAGCcacttgccctgcctctcccGTTAGCATCTTGTTACCCCGCCCTCCGGCCCAGCTGCACTTCATCCTTtcaccagggccagggccagccggTTCTCACTCCAGCCCccaaccgagatcagggccccgtcgggccgggcgctgcccagacacacagtgaccgagatcagggccccgttgggccgggcgccgcccagacacacagtgaccgagatcagggcccgtcgggccgggcgcccagacacacagtgaccgagatcagagcccgtcgggccgggcgccgcccagacacacagtgaccgagatcggggcccgtcgggccgggcgcccagacacacagtgaccgagatcggggcccgtcgggccgggcgccgcccagacacacagtgaccgagatcagggcccgtcgggccgggcgccgcccagacacacagtgactgagatcgggccccgtcgggccgggcggtgcccagacacacagtgaccgagatcagggcccgtcgggccgggcgcccagacacacagtgaccgagatcagggcccgtcgggccgggcgccgcccagacacacagtgaccgagatcagggcccgtcgggccgggcgctgcccagacacacagtgaccgagatcagggcctgtcgggccgggcgccgcccagacacacagtgaccgagatcagggccccgtcgggccgggcgccgcccagacacacagtgaccgagatcagggcccgtcgggccaggcgcccagacacacagtgaccgagatcagggcccgtcgggccgggcgccgcccagacacacagtgaccgagatcagggccagGCTCACTGTTTTGGGGGACagacggggaagggaggggaggggtaacATGTTCGCCGACAGGCACCCGACCCGTCCCAAGCAGCCAGGAGGGAGCAGCGGGGAGCCTGGCTGGCGACGGCTGCTCCGGACAGCAGGCGTAGCCCTGCCCAGACCGGCTCAGCGGCTCCGGGAAGTGGCTGGTGACCGTCGTTCCTGGAGGGTTTGTCATTTCCTGCTGGTCGCGGGAGGTGCCACTCGGGTCGCgttgcagggctgggtgctggggtcACGTCCTGCCCAGAGGGACCCTGGCAtgtcacccccccgccccgcggggCTCTGCTTTCCTAGCTGTGAAATGGGAACAACGTCCGCTCTAGCCAGGCGCTGAGCTctgcggggcaggggctgtctgggcAGTGCCAGCACAACGGAGCTCGGCGCGCCAGCCCGACGGGATCGGGGCACTGGGCACTGGGAACCCTCCACAGCAGGGGCCGAGCCCAAGGGGACGCAGGGGTGATCCAGCCATGTGCaagccggctcccagccccccgagcCTCGGGCTGCGTTCCCACCTGTGCCCAGAGTCTCATGGTGGCTTGGAGAGCtgggccctggctctgcaccagggAGCAAGGCTGCCCCGCTTCGCCCGAGGACTGCGGTCCCTGGTGACCTCTgtcctgcagcaggagctgggggacaaggtgctaggaccccccctccttctctgctccatgGGCCAGGGGCAAAGTCCCAGCCGCTAGgatcccctgcccagggctgcatggctcctgcactcctgcccgcCAAAGCAGTCCCGCAGCGCAGCCAGAACAAGGGCAGCAAGGGCTAGTGGGCAGAGCACTGGGCATGGAGTTGGGGGCCTGCCACTCTAAGCCTGGCTCCGCCCCCCAAGCCAGCCTCTTGCCTCGTGCACATCCTCACGAGTCTGATCACCCTCCAGGCTCCCCTGCCACATGCCCCAcgggggaagaggtgcagggccccagcatggcagctccaggcCCAGGGAGCCCACGGGGGACTGTGCTGCagacccagggcagcaggggaggggtggatacccactgcccccaaccctgccccgcTGCGTTTGCCCCTGACGTCCCacgcccctcccctgctggggtCTGAGCTAGCCCCTCCCTCGGAGACTCCGGaagggctgtgcagcccctggggggaggcaggagtccTGGGCTCCAAATGCTGGGAGGGGGTCTGATCAgagccccccatccccctcccttcccacaggGGGACGTGACCTGCTGATGGTCACACTGAGTGAGGGGccgagaacccaggaatcctggcgcccagccccccgtgctccaaccactaggccccgctttcctcccagagcccggcatagaacccaggaatcctggcgcCCAGCCACcatgctccaaccactaggccccgcttcCCTCCCCGAGCCCGgcatagaacccaggaatcctggcgcCCAGCCACcatgctccaaccactaggccccgcttcCCTCCCCAAGCCCGGCATAGAACCCAggcttccagcccctcccccccactcaccccactcctgacacagaacccaggcgtccatCACAGCCAAGCACAGATGGGCTCCATTTAATGGCTTCCATACAGgtctctccctctttcttccctgctcctggcccagccgtctccccccgcaccccatcGATGAGGAGTAGCTGGGACCCCACCCAGTAGCCTTGAGGGCGCCCGAGGGAGCAGACCCAGTTTGACATGGGagagtgggaggtgctggggggctgaGCTCTGGGCCGGGGGCCAGAAAGGAGTGATGATGGCCCAGGACACCCGCTGGGGGCTGAGAGGCTGcagccggggcagggcgggggagcggcGGGCAGCGGGAACACAGGGGCGTGAGGGGCAGCcggagccaggcacagagccagggcGGGTATTCTCCTTTCGACGCGGGTCATGGGCTTCCCAGCCCCATCTGGGCAGGAAacggccccttccccccacggctcgtcctgctgggctggcagggggatgggggcgAGCCAGGGGGgccggggcagcagggaggggtttATGGAACAGGTCACTTCTCGGCCACTGCTCTTGGGCCGGGGTTACAGCGTGCTCCCCGTAGTCTGAGCCCTGGGGTTGGTCAGAGCAACCTCCGGGCTGCTCCCCGCATAAGCCCTGGGCAGGGCAGAGAAAAGTCACCACAGAACATGCCATCCATGCCCCAATCCACCCCTTACCTCGGGGGCAGGGTCCAGGGCCCTTCCCCGGTCAGTCCAGAGCTGGCGTGTGCCCCTCCAAGGGGGTATCGTCTGGGGGCAAAGCCCCCCGAGAGCAGGACCGAGTGGCCGGAGCGTGGCTGAGAGGAACCAGAGCCGGACTCCAGCTCCCGACAGGAATGgatttaccccagctgaggaTCAGGCCCCAATAAATTAGACCGGGGTTTTTtaatcctgtcccccctcccgccctcagAGGCCGTGTCCCCCCACGAGCACGTCCATCAGGTAGTCCAGGTCGCTCATGTCCAGCCGGCCCTCGGCGCCGGCCAGCGCCTTGCTGTCCAAGCCCTCGGCGCCCGGGAAGGCCTTGAAGCCGGAGAGGCTGGTGGGCGACCACAGGTCGCAGTCGTACATGGAGGTGTCGATGTCCTCGAAGATGTCCTCCAGGCCGTCCTCCGTCAGGTAGCTGGCGGAGCTGAGTAGGTCCAAGGGGCCgtggcccggggccggctccggcttGGTGCCGCACGccccggccagcagctgctcctcctcgGGCCGCGCCGGGCTcaggctctccagctgccccaaGTCCTCCAggagggtggagatggaggagcagAGCGAGGCGTCCATGGTGGAGAGGAGGAGGTCGCCCCCCTGGCCCGGGGAGGGCGGCTGTTGGCCGGACTCTGGCCCGCTGTCCCTGACCTCCGAGACAGGCGCAGGAGACTCCCCCACGCCCGGGGGGCTGTCGGGGGCCGCTGGCCCCCCCGCCTGCAGCTGCATGTGGCCCTGCATCCGGCGCAAGGTGTTGGCCaccagcaccaggtgccgcaGGTCGGGCTCCACGTGCCGCAGGCTCTGGTGCAGCTTCAGCATGGAGATGTCGAGCAAGGCGCTGGCCGGGGCGGTGCCGGGGTCGCGGGGCTCCGGGTCCTCGCCCTCCATCTCCCCATGGCTGCGCTTGACGCCTTTGGCCAGCATGGCGCTGCAAGAGAGGGGGGAGCAGTGAGTCCGGGGCCTGGCTCCGGCAGGAAGTGTGGGGCTGGCCAGCTGGGCACTGGGACGCCCGGCCTCAAGTGGCCCCAAACTCAGCCCCGGCCGACGCCGTTTTCCCCCTCCCTGGCGAGGCAGATGGAGCCCAAGCCCAGGCAGCTGCCCtaaccactgagcctgcctgtcCCCCGGCTGATGCCCCAGCACGGCTGGGCCTCGGGGCAGGGGTGACAGATGACTGTTTCTGCCACATAACTCAGGCGcggcttggggggcgggggaggctgggagccaggactcgggGATTCTAGCCCAGCGTGGCAACAGATGCTCTGTGTGCTCTAGGGCAGGAGACCCACCCCCttcctgtgcctcggtttccacCAGGACAGCCGTGCCCAGGGACTCCCCTGCACGCTAGCCACTGAGCGGCTGCCCATCCACAGGGGGCCCCCGCCTCGGACAGCCCCTCAGGGAAGCAAACCCCAGCTCCCGCCGGCAGAAGGGGGGCACACACCCGCCCCGGGCAGCTCTCCTCCCAGGcggtgggggaggagacaggatttggctcagcctcccccagccaaggcctcTCGGCTGGTCCCACCCCCTGCCGGAGCTGCCAGAACCCTACCcggaggagggggaaagacagCAGCTCGGCCGGGTGACGTATTCCGCGGGGGGATCATACTGAACTGCAGCGCCCAGCCCCCTACAGGGGGGTGCCTGCTCACTCCTGTGCGCCCCCACAATATGGGACACGGCCCACCAGCTGTTCGCTCTGAACCCCCCGGGCCTCcgctgcttcccctcctcctgccacgtTCCTCCCAGGAGGCCCACGCCCTCCAAACCACAGCCCCCCGTGGGACAGGGGATTTGCACACCCaatgctgctggaagctctggggacgcccccctgccggtgcccccacccctgggccagGGCGGAGCAGCTGGGACACAAGAGGGGTTCCCTGTCTCTCCCCGATGGCCCGCTGGGACCGGGGGCACCGtgcccggggaggcagcaggtcgGCTGTGCCAGGGGCATCGCCGCACACCCCCTCCCCGGTGCGTGTCACCGCGATGACACAACATGACTCACGCCACGCTGTTGTGCAGACGATAGATGAATCACAACCCATGGTTTCCAGGCACCTGCCTCTCAGAGACTGGCTACCCATCAAGCTGCCAGGCGGGACCCAGTGGCCAGCTCTACCGCGAGCGGGTCCCAGGACCGGTTCCACTCCCAGCTGCCCTGGAGCAAACAGCTCCCCgacccatgcctcagtttcccctctgaccGCTGCTGACTTAGACAGggtgctctttggggcaggggcaggggctgggaagagCCCCAGAGCACTTCTGCGGCCCTTGGGGCTGCCCTATAATTGTGGGGCTACCCTATGACCCTTGTTCATATTAGGAACAAAGTCCCTTCTGCAAGGCCCCGCACCAAGGCCCCAAATAAGTAAGTACCCACCGAGAGGCCCGGCATGTACAGCGCCTAGTGCCACAGGGCCTTGACTTCCTTTGGGCTGTGACTGTGGTGGAGCCAGACCCACCGGGGTAGAGCTCAAAGAACTgtccaggggaaactgaggcatggagcaggaACCTCACGAGCCCGCAGCCACAAAAAAGAACCCAAGGCCCAGTGCGGATCCTATCCACTGGGCCGGCCAGAGGGCTGGATCTCAACCCACCTGCGCTGGCCAAACTCCTGAGGGGCGGGGACCAGAGGCTACGGAGAAGGAAAACAAGAGGCAATGGAGTCGTGAGAACATCCCCCACAAGCCACAGCGGGGTTACTTGGCACCgtgggggggcggggacaggACAGACCCATGCAAAGGGCTGGTGGTCCCACCCCCCGgggtttcccctgcccccccggttTGGTTTTTAAGTGGGGTGTCTTTCAGAGGGATGCTATTTTGCACCTGGCAGGCAGAATGGGGAGCTGGTGGGGTACTGGTGGATGCAAAGAGGGACCCCCCCAAAGTCCCCCCATTCATCTGGGCATTGCACAGTGTTTCTCACCTGCCCCATTGCCTGCCATGCACTGGGGTACCCACCTACCTGTAGCCCTGAGAGCTCCCCCATTACCCGCCCCCCTTAACTGCTCCCTAccgccccccacctgccccttgCTGGGTGGTCCGCAGTGCTCCAGGGATTGCACTGGGGGCGCCCCGCTGCTCCGGGGGGGGACTCGCCGTTACccccctggccggggggggctcccgttgctggggggcagccccacgCGGCGGGCGGAGCAGCGGCGGGGGCGGGTGAGTCACGCAGCAGCCGGAGCcgcttcccccccgcccagcccgggtGACTCACGAGCTCGGGCTCGCGCTGCCCCGGGCTCCCCCCAGCGGCCGGACCCGGCTCGTCCCCCCCGCGCCCGTCCCGGGGCAGCGCGAGCCCCGCCAGCGGGCCCCTCCAGACCCTCATTTACATACCCGGCTCCTCAGGGGCCAATCAGCGGGGTTTGGAAGGCGGCGCGCAGCCAATCAGCAGCCGGCATCTCCCCCCCTACGGCTCCGAGACCGACTCGGCCACCGGGAATTGCTACATCTGCCCGtccgcgccaggccccgcccctccgattGTCCGGGGGCGGGCGAGCAGCGCTCCAGCCAATCGCGGAGCTCGGCTGAACGCCTTATCTGCATACAGTGGGCGGACGGGGCCGAATCAACGCAGTTGGAGGGAGGGGCGGGCTGAGAGAAAAGAACAAggggccccgccctctggcttcTGATTGGTCAGGGCCGAGTGGCTCATCTGCATGCAGAGAGAGGACGTGAGCGACTCAAGCGAGGGCGGGGCACGAGGATTGAGtggcaggcccagcagggggaCGGGGTGGGATGAGTTTGTGGGGGCTCAGCTtgcagctgctgggggtggggctgctcaggAAGCCCCCGCCGGGTCAGGACTAGGGGAGGAGACCCAGGGCacgcccccttcttcctcctagGCCCttaccagccccactcccccaaccACCTTAGTGCAAGCCGCTCCTCCAGCCAGGCCCATCCTGGGGTCCTGCCAGCCCTAGAGAACAGCTGTGACTCCATGCAGTGCAGTCCCAGCCCCCCCTTGCACCCCACCCTACCCCATAGCACCAGGGGGCCCCGCCAGCAGGACTCATGTGATTTAGAGGAAACTGAAATAAGAGCTGGGTGGCCCAGAAACGAAAGCGAAAGGGCCAGGCATGAGCGCAGCTGAGAGAGAAACAACCTCTGGGCGGCTTCTGGCCCCGTTTTGCACAGCaggcccccacctctgcctggctGGTGTGACAACCTTCGCGGCGTTGTGCTCAGCCGAGtgacagccccctgccccacctgccgTCGCCCCCGCTGCCGGGCCCGGGCCCCTCGCTCATTTCTCGGTGTCACGCGCTCTCCCACCGAAGAGCACGCGGCGGCTCGAAAGCATCTCTCACCCACAGATAAAACCGTCTCGCCTCCCCCGTGGCGTCCCCCACTCCAGTCAGGCCTCCCAGCGGCTGGGCACCTCCAGACCCCTGGAGAGCCCCTGCCCTTCGGAGCGCTCAGGGGTTAGGGGAAGCAGGGGCATTGACTACAGGGGGAAATGCGCTTCCAGGGGACAGCAGGGACTCCGCTCCTAGGAGCAGCCTAATGCAACAGCCCTGCTGCATCTCTGGTGtcgggagcccagcccctccccacggcCGGCAGGGATTCCCATCCGACATCAAATGCCCTTTTGAGACCCCCCTGGGCAGCCAGGGTGGACTGCACCTCACACAGCTCGCGCCTCCGGGactgcctgccccttccctgcccaagAGAATCATACCCTCCTGGAACGAGAAGGGATCTCACGAGGtcagcgagtccagtccccagccccctcggcaggaccaagcaccatccacaggttcccaaactgtggggcgtgcccccctggggggcacgaggcaacccagcccccccccccgtcaatcccaccccaagtgtTGCTGCtaattttttgggaggggggagcgtgagggtttctcaaaaatcaaaaagggggcgtgatgccgaaaagtttgggaaccgctggtctaaaCTATCCctggctatgcctagactgcaggcttcttttggaagaagcattTCCGGAAGACAtcgtctgaaaaaacttcttccgaacgagagcgtccgcactgccaaagcgcatcgaaaaagc encodes the following:
- the LOC102456888 gene encoding SERTA domain-containing protein 1 isoform X1, translating into MLCHRGDTHRGGGVRRCPWHSRPAASPGTVPPVPAGHRGETGNPSCVPAAPPWPRGGGTGRGASPELPAALGVQIPCPTGGCGLEGVGLLGGTWQEEGKQRRPGGFRANSWWAVSHIVGAHRSEQAPPCRGLGAAVQYDPPAEYVTRPSCCLSPSSGAMLAKGVKRSHGEMEGEDPEPRDPGTAPASALLDISMLKLHQSLRHVEPDLRHLVLVANTLRRMQGHMQLQAGGPAAPDSPPGVGESPAPVSEVRDSGPESGQQPPSPGQGGDLLLSTMDASLCSSISTLLEDLGQLESLSPARPEEEQLLAGACGTKPEPAPGHGPLDLLSSASYLTEDGLEDIFEDIDTSMYDCDLWSPTSLSGFKAFPGAEGLDSKALAGAEGRLDMSDLDYLMDVLVGGHGL
- the LOC102456888 gene encoding SERTA domain-containing protein 1 isoform X2, which translates into the protein MLAKGVKRSHGEMEGEDPEPRDPGTAPASALLDISMLKLHQSLRHVEPDLRHLVLVANTLRRMQGHMQLQAGGPAAPDSPPGVGESPAPVSEVRDSGPESGQQPPSPGQGGDLLLSTMDASLCSSISTLLEDLGQLESLSPARPEEEQLLAGACGTKPEPAPGHGPLDLLSSASYLTEDGLEDIFEDIDTSMYDCDLWSPTSLSGFKAFPGAEGLDSKALAGAEGRLDMSDLDYLMDVLVGGHGL